Proteins found in one Tsukamurella paurometabola DSM 20162 genomic segment:
- a CDS encoding 8-amino-7-oxononanoate synthase — protein MNGVQVTAPNAAEALDWLDGYAHDREAAGLRRSLVARGPDGADIDLASNDYLGLSRHPAVIDAAAAAVRTWGTGSTGSRLVTGTTVLHEAFEDRLARFVGAEAGLCFSSGYLANLGAVTALAGRGSLIVSDGGSHASLVDACRLSRARVVVVPRGDVAAARAALADRPEERALVLTDSVYSADGALAPVAELYAAAREYRAALLVDEAHGLGVRGDGGRGLVDELGLAGAPDLVVTATMSKALGSQGGVVLGAERVRAHLIDAARPFIFDTGLAPAAVAAADAALTVIEREPARVVRVLDRARAIAAGVGALEPASAVVSLVLGDPERAVAARDACAADGVRVGCFRPPSVPEGTSRLRITVRADLTDAEIARAVAAIRRAAG, from the coding sequence ATGAACGGCGTTCAAGTCACTGCCCCGAACGCGGCCGAAGCCCTCGACTGGCTGGACGGCTACGCCCACGACCGCGAGGCCGCGGGCCTGCGCCGCTCGCTCGTCGCCCGGGGACCCGACGGCGCGGACATCGATCTGGCCTCGAACGACTACCTCGGGTTGAGCCGCCATCCCGCGGTCATCGATGCCGCCGCGGCCGCCGTTCGCACCTGGGGGACGGGCTCGACCGGATCCCGATTGGTCACCGGCACCACCGTGCTGCATGAGGCGTTCGAGGACCGGCTCGCACGGTTCGTCGGCGCCGAGGCAGGTCTGTGCTTCTCCTCCGGATACCTCGCCAACCTGGGCGCGGTCACCGCGCTCGCCGGACGCGGCTCGCTCATCGTTTCCGACGGCGGTTCGCACGCCTCGCTCGTCGACGCCTGCCGGCTCTCGCGGGCTCGGGTGGTGGTGGTGCCGCGCGGTGATGTCGCCGCGGCTCGGGCGGCGCTCGCCGATCGCCCGGAGGAACGGGCCCTGGTGCTCACCGACTCGGTGTACAGCGCCGACGGTGCGCTCGCGCCCGTCGCGGAGCTCTACGCGGCGGCGCGCGAATACCGCGCCGCGCTGCTGGTCGATGAGGCGCACGGACTGGGTGTGCGGGGTGACGGCGGCCGTGGGCTCGTTGACGAGCTCGGCCTGGCCGGTGCACCCGACCTGGTGGTCACCGCGACGATGTCCAAGGCGTTGGGATCGCAGGGCGGTGTGGTGCTCGGCGCCGAGCGGGTCCGCGCCCACCTCATCGATGCCGCGCGCCCGTTCATCTTCGACACCGGGCTCGCGCCTGCCGCGGTGGCCGCCGCGGATGCCGCACTCACCGTTATCGAGAGGGAGCCGGCGCGGGTGGTGAGGGTGCTCGATCGGGCGCGTGCCATCGCCGCCGGCGTGGGGGCACTCGAGCCGGCTTCGGCGGTGGTCTCGCTGGTGCTGGGCGATCCGGAACGCGCTGTCGCGGCGCGGGATGCCTGCGCAGCCGACGGGGTGCGGGTCGGTTGCTTCCGTCCGCCGTCCGTACCCGAGGGCACCTCACGGCTGCGCATCACCGTGCGTGCGGACCTCACCGACGCCGAGATCGCGCGTGCCGTGGCGGCGATCCGTCGGGCCGCCGGGTGA
- the bioD gene encoding dethiobiotin synthase, which translates to MLCVTGTSTGVGKTVATAALAAALLPTAGVTVIKPAQTGFAAGADLDENGQLSDAAEVARLVPEAITVEHRRYPDPLAPLTAARRVGAAPLDRAEAVALARGRAGVVLVEGAGGVLVRLGLDTAGTPFTLVDVAADLGAPVVVVADPALGTLNHTELTVRALDAADVACAGIVLSRWPERPGLAERCNIDDLPEVTGVPIVGRIPDGATAFPPEQFGAAAPSWFDAAWLTSLSMH; encoded by the coding sequence ATCCTCTGTGTGACCGGCACATCGACCGGCGTCGGAAAGACGGTCGCGACCGCCGCGCTCGCCGCGGCGCTGTTGCCCACGGCCGGGGTCACGGTGATCAAGCCCGCTCAGACCGGATTCGCCGCGGGCGCCGACCTCGACGAGAACGGTCAGCTCTCGGATGCGGCGGAGGTCGCGCGGCTCGTACCCGAGGCGATCACCGTCGAACACCGCCGGTACCCGGACCCGCTCGCACCGCTCACGGCCGCTCGGCGCGTCGGCGCCGCACCGCTCGATCGTGCCGAGGCGGTGGCCCTGGCCCGCGGACGCGCCGGGGTGGTGCTGGTCGAAGGTGCGGGCGGCGTCCTGGTCCGGCTCGGACTGGACACCGCCGGAACGCCGTTCACGTTGGTGGATGTGGCCGCCGACCTAGGGGCACCGGTCGTGGTGGTCGCAGATCCCGCCCTCGGCACCCTCAATCACACCGAACTGACCGTCCGCGCGCTCGATGCGGCGGATGTCGCTTGCGCCGGGATCGTGCTGTCCCGCTGGCCCGAACGGCCGGGACTCGCCGAGCGGTGCAATATCGACGATCTGCCCGAGGTGACCGGCGTACCGATCGTGGGCCGGATACCCGACGGCGCCACCGCTTTCCCGCCGGAGCAGTTCGGCGCCGCGGCGCCCTCATGGTTCGACGCGGCTTGGCTTACGTCGCTATCCATGCACTGA
- a CDS encoding acid phosphatase, with amino-acid sequence MNLRTKKLLAASMATVALIAPVNWSITTAAAATPATNCAFTPTAVPQSAPFPADRLASTGTAKTYIAELAAFSSLPESVKKANLDTAVATNNAASKAEQQYAVNDNYGIVDDSVFNALGEKLYPAFLAAERAGQLPKTAALLIGKKAALNSYVDTSAAKKHFQYPRPFEVAPDRIHRYGDDRPDLYQSVRGSGSYPSGHTAWGYSEALILATLVPELGPQFLARGADYGRHRVVLGVHYPLDVIGGRILAQAAVADALANPGFAALVTDARTELREVLEARVGGTIGDVVACQKNYVSTDAAAAAYRRDLTWGLPRVSGDAPVQVPAGATALLRAAHPGISDAQLRELLSRTATPAGYPLDVSGGWQRIDLLSAWIAT; translated from the coding sequence ATGAATCTGCGCACGAAGAAGCTGCTCGCCGCGAGCATGGCGACCGTCGCCCTGATCGCCCCGGTGAACTGGTCGATCACCACCGCGGCCGCGGCCACCCCGGCCACGAACTGCGCTTTCACTCCGACGGCCGTGCCGCAGAGCGCCCCGTTTCCCGCCGATCGGCTGGCCTCGACGGGCACTGCGAAGACGTACATCGCTGAGCTCGCCGCATTCTCGTCGCTCCCGGAATCGGTGAAGAAGGCGAATCTCGACACCGCCGTCGCCACCAACAACGCCGCCTCGAAGGCGGAACAGCAGTACGCAGTCAACGACAATTACGGGATCGTGGACGACTCGGTGTTCAACGCCCTCGGCGAGAAGCTCTACCCCGCCTTCCTCGCAGCCGAACGGGCGGGCCAGCTTCCCAAGACCGCCGCGCTGCTGATCGGCAAGAAGGCGGCTCTGAACTCGTACGTCGACACCTCTGCTGCCAAAAAGCACTTCCAGTACCCCCGCCCGTTCGAGGTCGCCCCCGATCGGATCCACCGGTACGGCGACGACCGCCCGGACCTGTACCAGAGCGTGCGCGGCTCCGGCTCGTACCCCTCCGGACACACAGCGTGGGGTTACTCCGAGGCATTGATCCTCGCCACACTCGTCCCAGAGCTCGGTCCCCAGTTCCTCGCCCGCGGGGCTGACTACGGCCGGCACCGCGTGGTGCTCGGAGTGCACTACCCGCTCGATGTGATCGGTGGCCGGATCCTGGCGCAGGCTGCGGTGGCCGACGCATTGGCGAATCCGGGATTCGCAGCCCTGGTCACGGACGCGCGTACCGAACTGCGCGAGGTGCTCGAGGCCCGGGTCGGCGGCACGATCGGCGATGTGGTCGCATGCCAGAAGAACTACGTCAGCACCGATGCGGCTGCGGCCGCCTACCGTCGCGATCTCACCTGGGGCCTCCCCCGCGTGAGTGGCGATGCGCCGGTGCAGGTCCCCGCGGGTGCGACCGCACTCCTGCGCGCCGCACATCCCGGGATCAGCGATGCACAGCTGCGAGAACTCCTGTCCCGCACTGCCACTCCCGCCGGTTACCCACTCGATGTCAGCGGTGGCTGGCAGCGGATCGACCTGCTCAGTGCATGGATAGCGACGTAA
- the bioB gene encoding biotin synthase BioB has protein sequence MTGVLADIIDVAREQVLERGEGLNQEQVLAVLQLSDDRLDEVLQLAHEVRMKWCGPEVEVEGIISLKTGGCPEDCHFCSQSGLFESPVRSAWIDIPSLVEAAKQTAKTGATEFCIVAAVRGPDKRLLSQVAAGIEAIRNEVDIQIACSLGMLTQEQVDQLKDMGVHRYNHNLETSRSHFPNVVTTHTWEERWDTLRMVREAGMEVCCGGILGMGESLEQRAEFAANLAELEPDEVPLNFLNPRPGTPFGDLDVLPAAEALKSVAAFRLALPRTILRFAGGREITLGDLGAEKGILGGINAVIVGNYLTTLGRPAETDLDLLNELKMPIKALNDSL, from the coding sequence ATGACCGGAGTGCTGGCCGACATCATCGACGTCGCACGCGAGCAGGTGCTCGAACGCGGCGAGGGCTTGAATCAGGAACAGGTGCTCGCCGTCCTGCAGCTCTCGGACGACCGGCTGGACGAGGTGCTGCAGTTGGCGCACGAGGTGCGCATGAAGTGGTGCGGTCCCGAGGTCGAGGTCGAGGGCATCATCAGCCTCAAGACCGGCGGCTGCCCCGAGGATTGCCACTTCTGCAGCCAGTCCGGCCTGTTCGAATCGCCGGTTCGGTCCGCCTGGATCGATATCCCGTCGCTCGTCGAGGCCGCTAAGCAGACCGCGAAGACGGGTGCCACCGAGTTCTGCATCGTCGCCGCCGTGCGGGGCCCGGACAAGCGGCTGCTGAGCCAGGTCGCGGCGGGGATCGAGGCCATCCGCAACGAGGTCGACATCCAGATCGCGTGCAGCCTCGGCATGCTCACCCAGGAGCAGGTCGATCAGCTCAAAGATATGGGTGTGCACCGCTACAACCACAACCTCGAGACGTCCCGGTCGCATTTCCCCAACGTGGTCACCACGCACACCTGGGAGGAGCGCTGGGACACGCTGCGCATGGTCCGTGAGGCCGGTATGGAGGTGTGCTGCGGAGGCATCCTGGGGATGGGGGAGTCCTTGGAACAGCGCGCCGAGTTCGCCGCGAACCTCGCCGAACTCGAGCCCGACGAGGTTCCCCTGAACTTCCTCAACCCGCGGCCCGGAACCCCGTTCGGCGATCTCGACGTGCTGCCTGCCGCGGAGGCGCTCAAGTCGGTCGCCGCGTTCCGGCTCGCCTTGCCGCGCACCATCCTCCGGTTCGCCGGTGGTCGCGAGATCACCCTGGGAGATCTGGGTGCGGAGAAGGGCATTCTGGGTGGTATCAACGCCGTCATCGTGGGCAACTACCTCACCACCCTGGGACGCCCGGCGGAGACGGACCTCGATCTGCTCAACGAGCTGAAGATGCCGATCAAGGCTCTCAACGATTCGCTGTGA
- a CDS encoding DUF2567 domain-containing protein has protein sequence MIPVPTAPQRPSLVVPAVVAAVLGAAAGLIWGLTVPGVRGIVTDSGDVLVRQGQLDNYFVATAMFVGISILGGALTAMSLFRSRRRTPEWVGVTLTAAAIAVAIAAVLGQAIADARFAGPSGRGLDYTAAPSIRLDGANIMEVANHPGGVIGVLASWVIVLVWPAITALWCGLAAAFARRLP, from the coding sequence GTGATTCCCGTACCTACGGCGCCGCAGCGCCCTTCTCTCGTCGTCCCGGCGGTCGTGGCCGCGGTGCTCGGTGCCGCCGCCGGCTTGATCTGGGGTCTGACGGTGCCCGGTGTCCGCGGCATCGTCACCGATTCGGGAGACGTCCTGGTGCGTCAAGGGCAGTTGGACAACTACTTCGTCGCGACGGCGATGTTCGTGGGCATTTCGATTCTCGGCGGCGCTCTGACCGCGATGTCCCTGTTCCGAAGTCGGCGGCGCACGCCCGAATGGGTGGGCGTCACACTGACCGCGGCCGCGATCGCCGTCGCCATCGCTGCGGTGCTCGGGCAGGCGATCGCCGACGCGCGTTTCGCCGGGCCGAGCGGGCGCGGGCTCGACTATACGGCCGCGCCCTCCATCCGGCTCGACGGTGCCAACATCATGGAGGTGGCCAACCATCCCGGTGGGGTGATCGGTGTGCTCGCCTCCTGGGTGATCGTGCTCGTGTGGCCGGCGATCACTGCCCTGTGGTGCGGCCTCGCCGCCGCGTTCGCGCGCAGGTTGCCCTGA
- a CDS encoding FMN reductase yields the protein MSRHLVVITAGVSEPSSTRLLADQLSDATRAAVSARGEEVDVRVIEVRELARDLATVMTTGVPTPALTAAKDAVAEADGVIAVSPVFTASYSGLFKMFVDALDPDTLTGVPVMVAATAGTPRHSLVLDHALRPLFAYLRAQILPTGVFAATEDFGSSELAARIGRAAAELATAIVTDDGAVSGFGGPSDLSRPRRSGKANDLGPVTDFAELLRGHTGD from the coding sequence ATGTCACGCCACCTGGTGGTGATCACCGCCGGCGTCTCCGAACCCTCGTCCACTCGGCTGCTCGCCGATCAGCTCTCCGACGCCACCCGCGCCGCGGTATCGGCGCGCGGCGAGGAGGTGGACGTCCGCGTGATCGAGGTCCGGGAACTGGCCCGCGATCTCGCGACGGTGATGACGACGGGGGTGCCGACACCGGCGCTCACCGCAGCGAAGGACGCGGTGGCCGAGGCGGACGGCGTGATCGCCGTCTCGCCGGTGTTCACCGCCTCGTACAGCGGATTGTTCAAGATGTTCGTCGATGCCCTCGATCCCGATACGCTCACCGGCGTACCCGTCATGGTTGCCGCCACTGCCGGAACCCCCCGCCACTCGCTGGTGCTCGATCACGCTCTGCGGCCCCTGTTCGCGTATCTGCGCGCGCAGATCCTCCCGACCGGTGTGTTCGCCGCGACCGAGGACTTCGGGTCCTCGGAACTCGCCGCACGGATCGGGCGGGCCGCGGCCGAACTCGCCACGGCGATCGTGACCGACGACGGAGCCGTATCCGGGTTCGGCGGACCGTCGGATCTGAGCAGACCGCGCCGCTCAGGGAAGGCGAACGATCTAGGGCCGGTCACCGACTTCGCCGAGTTGCTGCGGGGCCACACGGGCGATTAG
- a CDS encoding LLM class flavin-dependent oxidoreductase: MQFGVFTVGDVTTDPTTGTTISEHDRVKAMTAIALKAEEVGLDVFATGEHHNPPFVPSSPTTLLGWVAARTEKLLLSTATTLITTNDPVKIAEDYAMLQHLADGRVDLTLGRGNTGPVYPWFGKDIRQGIPLAIENYHLLRKLWREPVVDWEGQFRTPLQGYTSTPAPLDGTPPFVWHGSIRSPEIAEQAAFYGDGFFHNNIFWNFEHTQQMVRLYRQRFEHYGHGSADQAIVGLGGQVFMAETEAQAKRRFRPYFDNAPVYGHGPSLEDFEQMTPLTVGTPEQVIEKTLGFADFAGDYQRQLFLLDHAGLPLDQVLEQVEILGTQVVPVLRKEFELRRPAHVPSDPPTHASLVTAGTNAPHRLVLPAQELVTAKEA, from the coding sequence ATGCAGTTCGGCGTTTTCACGGTCGGCGACGTGACCACCGACCCCACGACGGGAACCACCATCAGCGAGCACGACCGCGTCAAGGCAATGACTGCGATCGCCCTGAAGGCCGAAGAGGTGGGCCTCGACGTCTTCGCAACCGGGGAGCACCACAACCCGCCCTTCGTCCCGTCCTCGCCCACCACCCTGTTGGGCTGGGTCGCAGCGCGCACCGAGAAGTTGTTGCTGAGCACGGCGACCACCCTGATCACCACGAACGATCCGGTGAAGATCGCCGAGGACTACGCCATGCTGCAGCACCTCGCTGACGGCCGTGTCGACCTCACGCTGGGGCGCGGCAACACGGGCCCGGTGTACCCGTGGTTCGGCAAGGACATCCGGCAGGGAATCCCCCTCGCCATCGAGAACTATCACCTCCTGCGCAAGCTCTGGCGCGAGCCGGTCGTCGACTGGGAGGGCCAGTTCCGGACTCCGCTGCAGGGATACACATCTACTCCGGCTCCGCTCGACGGCACACCGCCCTTCGTGTGGCACGGTTCGATCCGCTCCCCCGAAATCGCCGAACAGGCGGCCTTCTACGGAGACGGCTTCTTCCACAACAACATCTTCTGGAACTTCGAGCACACCCAGCAGATGGTGCGCCTGTACCGGCAGCGGTTCGAGCACTACGGCCACGGCTCCGCCGATCAGGCGATCGTCGGCCTCGGCGGCCAAGTGTTCATGGCCGAGACCGAAGCGCAGGCCAAGCGCCGGTTCCGTCCGTACTTCGACAACGCTCCGGTATACGGTCACGGTCCGTCGTTGGAGGACTTCGAGCAGATGACCCCGCTCACCGTCGGCACCCCCGAGCAGGTGATCGAGAAGACCCTGGGCTTCGCCGATTTCGCCGGCGACTATCAGCGCCAGCTATTCCTCCTCGACCATGCCGGGCTGCCGCTCGACCAGGTGCTCGAACAGGTCGAGATCCTGGGTACTCAGGTGGTGCCCGTGCTGCGCAAGGAGTTCGAGTTGCGCCGCCCGGCGCACGTCCCGTCGGATCCGCCGACGCACGCGTCGCTGGTCACCGCCGGTACGAATGCTCCGCACCGCCTGGTATTGCCCGCACAGGAACTCGTCACTGCGAAGGAGGCCTGA
- a CDS encoding patatin-like phospholipase family protein, translating to MNASRTADLVLEGGGVRGIALLGAVTELASAGFRFPRIGGTSAGAVIGALVAAYQRAERPLDELVVALDEVDFPRFTAEPALQRALGPVGDGAAILLHEGIHSGDYLLEWLTPLLARVGVRTFADLRIDDDPGTSLADYQRYAFVATASDVSRRVLVRLPWDYDQYGLTADEQSVAAAVRASMAVPFFFRPVRVETDRGAVTWVDGGLLSNFPVQMFDRSDGRADRWPTLGIKLSAEPGDARPDAPLSNPVSLAIGCLRTAIDQDANRYRLADECISRRTVYIDTGDVSSLDFSLDAAARARLLQAGRDAARAFLTTQDHGLA from the coding sequence ATGAACGCGTCGCGCACCGCCGACCTCGTCCTGGAAGGCGGTGGCGTGCGAGGAATAGCTCTGCTCGGCGCCGTCACCGAACTCGCCTCAGCCGGTTTCCGATTCCCCCGCATCGGCGGTACCAGCGCCGGCGCCGTGATCGGAGCCCTCGTCGCCGCCTACCAGCGAGCCGAACGCCCACTCGACGAACTCGTCGTCGCCCTGGACGAGGTGGACTTCCCGCGGTTCACGGCGGAGCCGGCCCTGCAGCGGGCCCTCGGCCCGGTCGGTGACGGTGCGGCAATCCTGCTGCACGAGGGCATTCATTCGGGCGACTACCTCCTCGAATGGCTCACACCCCTGCTGGCCCGCGTCGGTGTGCGGACCTTCGCCGACCTCCGCATCGACGACGATCCCGGTACGAGCCTCGCGGACTACCAGCGCTACGCCTTCGTCGCCACCGCATCGGACGTGAGCCGGCGGGTTCTCGTGCGGCTGCCGTGGGACTACGACCAGTACGGTCTGACCGCCGACGAGCAGTCCGTGGCAGCGGCGGTGCGTGCGTCCATGGCGGTTCCGTTCTTCTTCCGCCCGGTCCGGGTCGAGACCGATCGCGGCGCCGTCACCTGGGTCGATGGCGGCCTGCTGTCCAACTTCCCGGTGCAGATGTTCGATCGCTCGGATGGCCGCGCCGATCGGTGGCCGACGCTCGGCATCAAACTCTCAGCCGAACCCGGTGACGCGAGACCGGATGCACCGCTGAGCAATCCCGTGAGCCTGGCGATCGGTTGCCTGCGCACGGCGATCGATCAGGACGCCAACCGATATCGACTGGCCGACGAGTGCATATCGCGCCGCACCGTCTACATCGATACCGGCGACGTCTCATCGCTCGACTTCTCCCTCGATGCAGCAGCCCGCGCGCGCTTGCTGCAGGCCGGGCGAGACGCCGCTCGAGCCTTCCTGACCACGCAGGATCACGGCCTCGCCTGA
- a CDS encoding NUDIX hydrolase, translating to MPDGSTGSAEPAIAHEVLSVVFRVAAGQVHVLLWQRAMDPYSGAWALPGGALRFDEDLPTSARRQLAEKVDVTDVAHLEQFGEFSDPHRVPATPSSARTIASVFLGLVRTDTNPRLPDDTDWHDLDSLPEMAFDHAVMVHRARARVAARLSYSNIGFALAPREFPVSELRDIYVAVLGYPVDATNLLRILSRRSVITATGGTARSGRGRPPALYRFTDSYLRITDEFATLRPPG from the coding sequence ATGCCCGATGGTAGCACCGGATCGGCGGAACCCGCGATCGCTCACGAAGTGCTGAGTGTCGTCTTCCGCGTCGCCGCAGGACAGGTGCACGTGCTGTTGTGGCAACGCGCCATGGATCCGTACTCCGGAGCATGGGCGCTGCCGGGCGGTGCGCTGCGATTCGACGAGGACCTGCCCACGTCGGCCCGGCGTCAGCTCGCCGAGAAGGTGGACGTGACCGATGTGGCCCACCTCGAACAATTCGGAGAGTTCTCCGATCCCCACCGGGTTCCGGCGACCCCTTCCTCCGCACGCACGATCGCATCGGTCTTCCTCGGGCTGGTGCGCACCGACACCAACCCACGACTGCCCGACGACACCGATTGGCACGACCTGGACAGCCTGCCCGAAATGGCCTTCGATCACGCCGTGATGGTGCACCGGGCGAGAGCCCGGGTCGCGGCACGCCTGTCCTACTCCAATATCGGATTCGCCCTCGCTCCGCGCGAATTCCCCGTCTCGGAGCTGCGCGACATCTACGTCGCGGTGCTGGGATACCCGGTGGACGCGACGAACCTACTGCGGATTCTGTCGCGCCGTTCGGTGATCACCGCCACCGGAGGCACGGCACGCTCAGGACGCGGACGTCCTCCGGCGTTGTACCGGTTCACCGACTCCTACCTGCGGATCACCGACGAGTTCGCCACGCTGCGGCCGCCGGGCTGA
- the nadA gene encoding quinolinate synthase NadA, which produces MTSAASAARTFDSPLLEGLTDHGVYAGVEAGPDWVAEVRRLAKARNATILAHNYELPAIQDVADFVGDSLALSRIAADVPTDTIVFCGVHFMAETAKILSPEKTVLIPDQRAGCSLADSITAVELAQWKAEHPGAVVVSYVNTTAEVKALTDICCTSSNAVEVVESIPEDTEILFLPDQFLGAHVKRVTGRQNMHIWAGECHVHAGINGDELAAQAKAHPEADLYVHPECGCATSALYLAGEGAVPDDRVKILSTGGMLDAARETGAREVLVATEVGMLHQLRRAAPGVDFRAVNDRASCKYMKMITPAALLRCLVEGRDEVFVDPAMAAAGRSAVTRMIEIGQPGGGE; this is translated from the coding sequence ATGACCTCAGCCGCATCCGCCGCCCGCACCTTCGATTCGCCCCTCCTCGAGGGCCTGACCGACCATGGCGTGTACGCCGGGGTCGAAGCCGGGCCCGATTGGGTCGCCGAAGTCAGACGTCTCGCGAAGGCGCGCAATGCCACGATCCTCGCGCACAACTACGAGCTTCCCGCCATTCAGGACGTGGCGGACTTCGTCGGTGATTCCCTCGCACTGTCGCGGATCGCGGCCGATGTGCCCACGGACACCATCGTCTTCTGTGGTGTGCACTTCATGGCCGAGACCGCGAAGATCCTCAGCCCGGAGAAGACGGTGCTGATCCCTGACCAGCGCGCAGGCTGCTCCCTGGCGGACTCGATCACGGCCGTCGAGCTCGCGCAATGGAAGGCTGAACACCCCGGCGCCGTGGTGGTTTCCTACGTCAACACCACCGCGGAGGTGAAAGCCCTCACCGACATCTGCTGTACCAGTTCGAACGCCGTCGAGGTCGTCGAGTCGATCCCTGAGGACACCGAGATTCTCTTCCTCCCTGATCAATTCCTCGGTGCACACGTCAAGCGCGTTACGGGCCGGCAGAACATGCACATCTGGGCCGGCGAGTGCCATGTCCACGCCGGGATCAACGGAGACGAGCTGGCTGCGCAGGCCAAGGCGCATCCCGAGGCCGATCTCTACGTGCACCCGGAGTGTGGCTGTGCCACATCGGCGCTGTACTTGGCCGGTGAAGGCGCCGTTCCCGACGACCGCGTGAAGATCCTCTCCACCGGCGGCATGCTCGACGCCGCCCGCGAGACCGGGGCCCGTGAGGTGCTCGTCGCCACCGAGGTCGGCATGCTCCACCAGCTCCGACGTGCGGCTCCGGGGGTCGACTTCCGCGCAGTGAACGACCGGGCGTCCTGCAAGTACATGAAGATGATCACCCCGGCTGCGTTGCTGCGTTGCCTGGTCGAGGGCCGAGACGAGGTCTTCGTCGATCCCGCCATGGCCGCGGCCGGGCGCAGCGCCGTGACCCGCATGATCGAGATCGGACAGCCGGGCGGCGGGGAGTGA
- the nadB gene encoding L-aspartate oxidase — MTELLVVGAGVAGLTAAVAAADAGRTVTVLYKPATGGAPVTTTSYAQGGIAVVDTTDPSAEPDSIDRHLADTVAAGGPLVDRAAARSILADGPAAVARLVTWGARFDTDSAGRLRRTREGGHSVARIIHAGGDATGAEVQRALTAAARARPLITAKPARVQALLVAGDRIVGVRTDVGDEFGGAVVLATGGAGHLFASTTNPLGATGDGIALAAAAGAELRELDYVQFHPTMLYTPGARGRRPLISEAVRGEGARLIDAHGDSVTAGVHPMGDLAPRDVVARAVTDAMQRTGSPCVYLDARTVPDVAQRFPTVTQAVRAAGLDPASDLIPVTPGAHYLCGGVVTDLTGATSVPGLYAAGEVARTGLHGANRLASNSLLEALVMGQRVARAVTAPSWTTRSADRVIELDPSAADRAALQDAMTARCGVRRTVDGLSDLNALLADPAFRSVARPSFEDRALTTVASAMAAEALTRSKTPQEVVA; from the coding sequence GTGACCGAGCTCCTGGTCGTGGGTGCCGGTGTCGCCGGGCTCACCGCTGCCGTGGCCGCCGCGGATGCGGGCCGCACGGTGACGGTGCTGTACAAACCAGCCACCGGGGGCGCACCGGTTACGACGACGTCGTACGCCCAGGGCGGGATCGCCGTGGTCGACACGACCGATCCGTCCGCCGAACCGGATTCGATCGATCGGCATCTCGCTGACACCGTTGCCGCCGGTGGGCCGCTGGTCGACCGGGCGGCCGCCCGGTCGATCCTGGCCGACGGTCCGGCCGCAGTCGCCCGGCTGGTGACCTGGGGCGCACGATTCGACACCGACTCCGCAGGACGTCTGCGACGGACACGGGAGGGCGGGCACAGCGTCGCCCGGATCATTCATGCGGGCGGCGATGCCACCGGTGCGGAGGTGCAGCGTGCACTGACCGCCGCGGCGCGTGCCCGGCCGCTGATCACGGCGAAACCCGCTCGCGTGCAGGCCCTGCTGGTCGCAGGCGATCGGATCGTCGGCGTCCGCACCGACGTCGGCGATGAGTTCGGCGGCGCCGTGGTCCTGGCCACCGGCGGCGCGGGCCACCTTTTCGCCAGTACCACCAATCCGTTGGGAGCCACCGGCGACGGTATCGCGCTCGCCGCCGCTGCAGGCGCCGAACTGCGCGAGTTGGACTACGTGCAGTTCCATCCCACCATGCTCTACACGCCCGGCGCGCGCGGTCGACGACCATTGATCTCCGAGGCGGTCCGCGGTGAGGGGGCGAGACTGATAGACGCTCACGGGGATTCCGTCACAGCCGGCGTACACCCGATGGGCGATCTGGCGCCGCGCGATGTGGTCGCCCGCGCGGTGACCGATGCGATGCAACGTACCGGTTCGCCGTGTGTCTACCTGGACGCCCGCACCGTTCCCGATGTCGCACAGCGGTTCCCGACTGTCACCCAAGCCGTGCGTGCCGCCGGGCTCGATCCGGCGTCCGACCTCATCCCTGTGACCCCCGGTGCGCACTACCTCTGCGGCGGTGTGGTCACCGACCTCACCGGCGCTACTTCGGTACCCGGCCTGTACGCCGCCGGTGAGGTCGCTCGTACCGGCTTGCACGGCGCGAACCGGCTGGCCTCCAACAGCCTCTTGGAGGCGTTGGTGATGGGCCAGCGGGTCGCTCGCGCCGTGACAGCTCCCTCCTGGACAACTCGATCGGCAGACCGGGTGATCGAGCTTGATCCGTCCGCGGCAGACCGCGCCGCACTCCAGGATGCGATGACCGCGCGATGCGGTGTGCGGCGCACCGTCGATGGACTCAGTGACCTGAACGCGCTCCTCGCCGATCCCGCGTTCCGGTCCGTCGCACGGCCATCCTTCGAGGATCGCGCGCTCACCACAGTGGCCTCGGCCATGGCGGCCGAGGCCCTGACGCGATCGAAAACCCCACAGGAGGTGGTGGCATGA